The following DNA comes from Alienimonas californiensis.
CCCTGGCTCTATTGGTTCGACGGGCAGATCCGCCTTTCGGACGACGCCGAAGGCTTCAATCAGAGCCTCGTCCGCCCGGGGATCGGCCGGAAGATCGCCGACGATCAGGCGCTGTGGGCCGGCTACGCCTGGATCAACACGCAGCCGATCGACCGCGGCGGGTCGAACTTCGACCCCGAACACGTCAACGAGCACCGCTACTGGCAGCAGTGGACGTGGTCCCCCTCGGCCGGGGATTATCGCTTCCTGCACCGCAGCCGATTCGAGCAGCGGACGATCGAGGGGAGCAGCGACGTCGCCCTCCGCCTGCGGCAACTGGCCCGCGCCCAATACCTCCTCACCCGCGGCGACGACGCCTGCGACGCCGGCTGCGATGGGCTCTGCGGCGGGACCGGCCGCCCGGAGTGGTCGCTGATCGCCTGGGACGAAGTCTTCTTCAACCTGAACGACGCGGAGTGGGGCCCGCAGTCCGGTCTCGACCAGAACCGGGCGTTCTTCGGCGTCGGCTACAAGCCGACCGCGGACGCCCCCGTCCGGACGGAGATCGGCTACCTGAACCAGTTCATCAACTCGCAGGGCGGCACGGACGTGATGAATCACATCCTGTCCGTCAACTTCTTCTTCTGATCCCAACCCGTCCGCCCTGGCGGGGAGGACGCCGGCGCCCGTTGCAACCGGCGCCGAGGCGGTCGCCGGCGGCCGCGCACGAAAACGCCCGGCTCCCCCGCGGAGGAGCCGGGACGTTTGCA
Coding sequences within:
- a CDS encoding DUF2490 domain-containing protein yields the protein MGQFHFGRIGILTAALSVAALASPGAASAQTLDDAGLWFAAFSNGEIDFSDDGSTPWLYWFDGQIRLSDDAEGFNQSLVRPGIGRKIADDQALWAGYAWINTQPIDRGGSNFDPEHVNEHRYWQQWTWSPSAGDYRFLHRSRFEQRTIEGSSDVALRLRQLARAQYLLTRGDDACDAGCDGLCGGTGRPEWSLIAWDEVFFNLNDAEWGPQSGLDQNRAFFGVGYKPTADAPVRTEIGYLNQFINSQGGTDVMNHILSVNFFF